The Dethiosulfovibrio peptidovorans genome window below encodes:
- a CDS encoding 2-oxoacid:ferredoxin oxidoreductase subunit beta, giving the protein MPSREVHSWLRTRFFPHMWCPGCGHGIILHALLRALVAAGKDPTNTVIASGIGCSSRMPGYIDACTLHTTHGRSLGFATGIKLSRPKLTVIDVMGDGDCSAIGGNHFIHACRRNIDITAIVMNNNIYGMTGGQASPTTPAGALATTAPYGVVDRTFDLCRLAEGAGATFVARTTIANPKQAEKFIAEAVAHKGFSVVEVISSCHTQYGRRNKRKTPISNIEFLKGASVSQAKAQKMEPEELLGKIVVGQFVNKEAPEYTDQYMSMVERVRQA; this is encoded by the coding sequence ATGCCCTCAAGGGAAGTACACAGCTGGCTTCGGACACGATTTTTTCCTCATATGTGGTGTCCCGGATGTGGCCACGGGATCATTCTTCACGCCCTGCTCAGGGCCTTGGTCGCAGCTGGTAAGGATCCGACAAACACGGTTATCGCCTCGGGGATCGGCTGCTCCAGCCGGATGCCCGGGTATATCGACGCCTGTACACTCCACACGACACACGGCCGTTCTCTGGGATTTGCCACGGGTATCAAGCTTTCCAGACCGAAGCTGACGGTTATCGACGTCATGGGCGATGGTGATTGTTCGGCTATTGGAGGCAACCACTTTATCCACGCCTGTCGTCGAAACATCGACATCACGGCTATCGTGATGAACAACAACATCTACGGCATGACCGGTGGCCAGGCCTCTCCCACGACCCCTGCCGGTGCTCTGGCGACCACGGCCCCCTACGGCGTCGTGGACCGAACGTTTGATCTGTGCCGTCTGGCCGAGGGAGCCGGTGCGACGTTCGTCGCCAGAACAACTATCGCCAATCCGAAGCAGGCCGAGAAGTTCATCGCCGAGGCAGTCGCCCATAAAGGCTTCTCCGTTGTGGAGGTTATCTCAAGCTGTCATACTCAGTATGGCCGGAGGAACAAGCGGAAGACGCCTATCTCCAACATCGAGTTCCTCAAAGGTGCCTCCGTGTCTCAGGCCAAAGCGCAGAAGATGGAGCCCGAGGAGCTCCTCGGAAAGATCGTTGTGGGCCAGTTTGTCAACAAAGAGGCTCCCGAGTATACAGACCAGTACATGTCCATGGTCGAGAGAGTGAGGCAGGCCTGA
- a CDS encoding aminopeptidase: MIDIKIFKDSANQWKGDALVLLLREEDCGGEATLPCGDLVKELVSRKDFTGKKGVLLQVPLFGGAVRNLYLAGLGKEKECGSALVRDMLAYALRTVGRQHNGTALVPCAHLRGGKLAFDEGGLSCSSLMAEAVELCGYVFDKYKQKEDDEKDFSLREVFVTELSEEDAAEGRKFAAAQIMTRELANEPGNVINPPVLAGRAEALAEASGLDCEIWNEKRLEKERMGALLAVGRGSATPPRLIRLSYVPKRAKKKVVFVGKGLTFDSGGLDIKPADFMTTMKGDKSGGCNVLGIMQGVAALAPEVEVHGIVAAAENMPSGTAYRPDDIVRARNGKTIEINNTDAEGRLALADALSLASEMRPDAIIDMATLTGACVVALGKWTGGLFSRDDSLA, from the coding sequence ATGATCGACATCAAGATATTCAAGGATTCTGCAAATCAATGGAAGGGCGATGCCCTGGTTCTGCTCCTCCGTGAGGAGGATTGTGGAGGAGAGGCGACTCTGCCCTGCGGGGACCTCGTCAAGGAGCTGGTCTCGCGCAAGGATTTTACGGGCAAGAAGGGGGTCTTGCTTCAGGTGCCTCTTTTCGGAGGGGCGGTTCGTAACCTCTACCTCGCGGGGCTGGGCAAAGAGAAGGAATGTGGTTCCGCTCTGGTTCGTGATATGCTGGCCTACGCCCTGCGAACTGTGGGACGTCAGCACAACGGGACGGCACTCGTCCCCTGCGCTCATCTGCGCGGCGGAAAACTGGCGTTCGACGAGGGGGGCCTTTCCTGTTCCTCCCTCATGGCGGAGGCTGTGGAGCTCTGCGGCTACGTCTTTGACAAGTACAAGCAAAAAGAGGACGACGAGAAGGACTTCAGCCTCAGGGAGGTCTTCGTCACGGAGCTCTCGGAGGAGGATGCTGCGGAGGGACGGAAATTCGCGGCCGCGCAGATTATGACGCGAGAGCTGGCTAACGAGCCCGGCAACGTCATCAACCCGCCCGTTCTGGCTGGGCGGGCAGAGGCCCTCGCCGAGGCATCGGGCCTGGACTGCGAGATCTGGAACGAGAAACGTCTGGAGAAGGAACGCATGGGCGCTCTTCTGGCCGTGGGACGTGGATCGGCAACCCCTCCGCGCCTGATTCGTCTTTCCTATGTGCCCAAAAGGGCGAAGAAAAAGGTCGTCTTCGTCGGCAAGGGACTGACCTTTGACAGTGGTGGGCTGGACATCAAACCGGCGGATTTCATGACGACCATGAAGGGCGACAAGTCCGGGGGCTGCAATGTCCTGGGTATCATGCAGGGGGTAGCGGCGCTTGCTCCCGAGGTGGAGGTGCATGGCATCGTCGCGGCTGCGGAGAACATGCCCTCCGGCACGGCGTACCGTCCAGACGATATCGTCCGAGCCCGTAACGGCAAGACGATCGAGATCAATAACACCGACGCGGAGGGGCGCCTGGCCCTGGCGGATGCGCTCTCCCTGGCCAGCGAGATGAGGCCGGATGCCATCATCGACATGGCAACTCTCACGGGGGCGTGCGTCGTGGCCCTGGGCAAGTGGACCGGAGGGCTCTTCAGCCGGGACGACTCTCTTGC
- a CDS encoding 2-oxoglutarate ferredoxin oxidoreductase subunit gamma (catalyzes the ferredoxin-dependent oxidative decarboxylation 2-oxoglutarate forming succinyl-CoA) → MNDRFEIRFAGSGGQGVILASVVVGEAASLYADDLYAVQTQSYGPEARGGSSKAEVVISGEPIDYPMPVQPDLQVILTTQACEKYATNTKPGGRLIVDDFYVQDIPQVDANIYHLPIVRTARDVIGRELVTNMVSLGMVARVMELEKVLDPAAVRKAVLARVPKGTEEMNGKAFDEGYRILKNSQSIHM, encoded by the coding sequence ATGAACGATCGTTTTGAAATCCGTTTTGCCGGATCGGGTGGACAGGGTGTGATTCTCGCCTCGGTCGTTGTCGGTGAGGCGGCGTCCTTGTACGCCGACGATCTCTACGCTGTTCAGACCCAGAGCTACGGTCCTGAGGCCCGTGGCGGAAGCTCAAAGGCCGAGGTGGTCATCTCCGGTGAGCCCATCGACTACCCCATGCCAGTTCAGCCTGACCTTCAGGTGATCCTCACCACTCAGGCCTGTGAGAAATACGCAACGAACACCAAACCGGGAGGCCGGCTCATCGTGGACGATTTCTACGTGCAGGATATTCCCCAGGTAGACGCGAATATCTATCATCTGCCGATCGTTCGGACAGCTCGGGACGTCATCGGCAGGGAGCTTGTGACGAACATGGTCTCTCTGGGCATGGTTGCTCGGGTAATGGAGTTGGAGAAGGTCCTGGATCCTGCGGCCGTTCGAAAGGCCGTTTTGGCACGAGTGCCCAAAGGGACTGAGGAGATGAACGGCAAGGCTTTTGACGAAGGGTACAGAATTTTAAAAAACAGCCAGTCTATCCATATGTAG
- a CDS encoding 2-oxoglutarate synthase subunit alpha, with the protein MSNVAFLQGNEAFALGALAAGCRFFAGYPITPSTEIAEKLAEELPKVNGRFIQMEDEISAIAATIGGSIAGLKSLTATSGPGFSLKQENLGLAYEAEVPMVLVDVMRGGPSTGVPTKAAQQDVMQARWGTHGDHATIAFAPSSVEECYTMAIDAFNAAERYRQPVLVMSDAEIGHMREKIHIPEPGTYRIVDRKRPSVEAESFVPYQADPEDDIPPMAAFGDGYRWHVTGLTHNDWGFPTNDCEEIEKKMKRLMRKVARFRDDIVRYDMVFAEDAEILVVSYGSVARSSVRAVKDARARGIKVGHFRPITLWPFPDKELEKLARKAKTIIVPELNCGQMLFEVERAVKGKARIAQMELVTGELFHPKTIFDKIEQEVS; encoded by the coding sequence ATGAGTAACGTCGCTTTTTTGCAGGGGAACGAGGCCTTTGCCCTGGGGGCTTTGGCTGCCGGATGTCGGTTTTTTGCGGGATACCCCATCACACCGTCCACCGAGATAGCTGAGAAGTTGGCTGAAGAATTGCCAAAAGTAAACGGAAGGTTTATACAGATGGAGGACGAGATTTCCGCCATCGCTGCCACTATCGGGGGATCCATCGCCGGTCTCAAATCTCTCACGGCAACTTCGGGGCCTGGTTTCTCCCTGAAACAGGAGAATCTTGGTCTGGCCTACGAGGCCGAGGTGCCCATGGTGTTGGTCGATGTTATGAGAGGCGGTCCCTCCACGGGAGTGCCCACCAAGGCGGCTCAGCAGGACGTGATGCAGGCCCGGTGGGGAACTCACGGCGACCACGCCACGATCGCCTTTGCTCCGTCCTCGGTGGAAGAGTGTTACACCATGGCGATCGATGCCTTTAACGCTGCTGAGCGTTATCGTCAGCCGGTTCTCGTGATGAGCGATGCGGAAATTGGTCACATGAGGGAGAAGATCCATATCCCAGAGCCGGGGACGTATCGGATAGTGGATCGAAAAAGGCCTTCCGTTGAGGCTGAGTCTTTTGTCCCCTATCAGGCGGACCCCGAGGACGATATTCCTCCCATGGCGGCTTTCGGAGACGGCTATCGGTGGCATGTCACCGGTTTGACCCATAACGACTGGGGGTTCCCTACCAACGACTGCGAGGAGATCGAGAAGAAGATGAAGCGCCTTATGAGAAAGGTCGCTCGTTTTCGGGATGATATCGTCCGATACGATATGGTCTTTGCCGAGGATGCCGAGATCCTGGTGGTTTCCTACGGTAGTGTGGCCCGATCCAGCGTTCGGGCTGTCAAGGACGCCAGGGCGAGGGGCATCAAGGTCGGACATTTCCGTCCCATCACCCTGTGGCCGTTTCCCGACAAGGAGCTTGAAAAACTGGCCCGCAAGGCGAAGACCATCATTGTTCCTGAGCTCAACTGTGGCCAGATGCTCTTTGAGGTCGAACGAGCGGTGAAGGGCAAGGCACGGATCGCTCAGATGGAGCTCGTTACCGGTGAGCTGTTCCACCCTAAGACCATTTTTGACAAGATTGAGCAGGAGGTGAGCTAG
- a CDS encoding bifunctional ADP-dependent NAD(P)H-hydrate dehydratase/NAD(P)H-hydrate epimerase, producing MKARKKLYRSAAVQAADRCAVDFLGIPSEVLMENAGIACADAACSMTKPGDRVVVLAGVGSNGGDGFVLARHLARLGREPSVILAGSPERLRGPAALNYHILSSLRIPCSHIDDMTDEALRNALSQASLVVDALLGTGASGAPKGAVLRAVVAAEDASCILAIDGPTGVNLDDGTIPGASIDADATVTMIAEKVGHRVSPGLWRCGDISVTHIGVESSAILDDQDAVSLVDEMFVSDRFPQTSRCAHKTSRGGVFLIAGSPRYSGAAALSALGALRGGAGLCVVAAPAEVRSSLSSIPECIFESLESPSDLVSVVERWRPRCSVAVLGPGLDRSDWSREVASSFFGVWDGASVIDGDGLFYLGELNPLRRADRVLTPHEGEAGRLLGCSSREVATERLAAVDELGRRYGVALLKGEGTLIGDGTHQAVVAAGSQSLAVPGSGDVLSGLVGAFMTRGCAPFEAAAIAAWVHGRAGELMEHRGVDGVLASEIAAVCPSVMGGLP from the coding sequence GTGAAAGCCCGTAAAAAACTGTATAGGTCGGCGGCTGTCCAAGCCGCTGATCGGTGTGCTGTAGACTTTTTGGGGATCCCTTCGGAGGTCCTCATGGAGAACGCTGGCATTGCCTGTGCCGATGCGGCCTGTTCCATGACCAAGCCTGGCGATCGGGTTGTCGTGCTCGCTGGTGTGGGGAGCAACGGCGGAGATGGTTTTGTTTTGGCCCGTCATCTGGCCCGCCTCGGACGAGAGCCGTCCGTGATCTTGGCCGGTTCACCGGAACGGCTTCGAGGCCCTGCTGCCCTGAACTACCACATTCTCTCCTCCCTTCGGATTCCCTGCTCTCACATTGATGATATGACCGACGAGGCTCTTCGGAATGCTCTTTCGCAGGCCTCTCTTGTCGTGGACGCCCTTTTAGGCACCGGTGCCTCGGGGGCTCCCAAAGGGGCGGTGCTTCGGGCCGTCGTCGCTGCTGAGGATGCCTCGTGTATCCTCGCCATCGACGGCCCGACCGGTGTCAATCTGGATGACGGCACGATTCCCGGAGCGTCGATCGATGCCGATGCCACTGTCACGATGATCGCTGAGAAGGTCGGGCATCGGGTATCCCCCGGGCTTTGGCGATGTGGTGATATCTCGGTGACCCACATCGGTGTCGAATCCTCGGCCATCCTGGATGACCAGGATGCTGTGTCATTGGTCGACGAGATGTTCGTCTCGGATCGTTTTCCCCAGACGTCCCGATGTGCTCACAAAACCAGCCGTGGCGGGGTGTTCCTGATCGCTGGCTCGCCACGCTATTCTGGCGCTGCCGCTTTGAGTGCGCTGGGAGCTCTTCGTGGTGGTGCCGGCCTCTGCGTCGTGGCAGCTCCCGCGGAGGTGCGCTCGTCCCTGTCGTCCATCCCCGAGTGCATTTTTGAATCTCTGGAGTCGCCCTCTGATCTGGTCTCCGTCGTGGAGCGGTGGCGTCCCAGGTGTTCCGTAGCTGTTTTAGGACCTGGCCTTGATCGTTCCGATTGGTCTCGTGAGGTGGCGTCGTCCTTTTTCGGGGTCTGGGATGGGGCCTCCGTGATCGACGGAGACGGCTTGTTCTATCTCGGTGAGCTGAATCCTTTGAGGCGGGCTGATCGAGTCTTGACCCCTCACGAAGGGGAGGCCGGTCGCTTGCTGGGGTGCTCCTCTCGGGAGGTCGCCACTGAGCGGTTGGCTGCGGTGGACGAGCTTGGCCGACGCTACGGGGTCGCCCTGTTGAAGGGCGAGGGAACACTTATCGGCGACGGGACTCATCAGGCGGTGGTCGCCGCAGGCTCCCAAAGTTTGGCTGTCCCGGGTTCGGGGGATGTCCTTTCCGGCCTTGTGGGGGCCTTTATGACGAGAGGGTGTGCGCCCTTTGAGGCCGCTGCGATTGCGGCCTGGGTCCATGGTCGCGCCGGGGAGCTGATGGAGCATCGTGGTGTCGATGGAGTCCTGGCGTCGGAGATAGCCGCCGTCTGCCCGTCGGTGATGGGAGGGCTTCCATGA
- a CDS encoding 23S rRNA (uracil(1939)-C(5))-methyltransferase RlmD yields MIGTVRDVNSRGQGVLVPDDGGKVYFVDGVLPGEMVRLAVISEKKGYGVGRLVELLEPSPHRVTPRCSWFGRCGGCQLQHGSYDVQLRIKENAVRSAMERLAGVQLESIVCEPSPSAWGYRNKASFPVQFRKGGRIGFFRVGSHELVPIDGCPVLMPHLDGLYRSFRSTLLPSLSGSFRAFYDERRNRGMLRHVVFRGNRAGQSMIMPVVTSLRDRVLRLRIEKGLRRVRTELSGVGSALWNINPRKGNRILGDETVPIWGDGLISEVVSGAMLQYDGTAFFQVNPDQVEALFRYAAHLAAELDGSVVELYAGVGALTSLLARQARSVLAVEEWLPAVERLSLNMEANGLDNVRALCGRAEDLLPQLTAERPQTVVLDPPRSGCASEVMDAVDESTALRLLYVSCNPATLARDVRIMMDKGWKLRQVRSFDLFPQTCHVETVCLMSR; encoded by the coding sequence ATGATAGGGACGGTTCGAGACGTCAATTCCAGAGGGCAGGGGGTTCTCGTTCCCGATGACGGCGGCAAGGTCTATTTCGTCGATGGCGTTTTGCCCGGGGAGATGGTGCGTCTGGCCGTCATCTCGGAGAAAAAGGGGTATGGCGTGGGACGGCTGGTCGAGTTGCTGGAACCATCGCCCCATCGGGTGACTCCAAGATGTTCCTGGTTCGGTCGGTGCGGTGGCTGCCAGCTTCAGCACGGGAGCTACGATGTTCAGCTTCGGATCAAGGAGAATGCCGTTCGGTCGGCGATGGAGCGTCTCGCCGGGGTTCAACTGGAGTCGATTGTGTGTGAGCCGAGTCCCAGTGCATGGGGGTATCGAAATAAGGCGTCTTTTCCGGTTCAGTTCCGAAAGGGTGGGCGGATCGGCTTTTTCCGAGTCGGAAGCCACGAGCTGGTTCCCATCGATGGTTGTCCCGTCCTTATGCCGCATCTCGACGGCCTGTATCGGTCGTTTCGCTCCACACTTCTCCCCAGTTTGTCCGGCTCGTTCCGAGCTTTTTACGACGAGCGCCGGAATCGGGGTATGCTTCGCCATGTGGTGTTTCGGGGGAATCGAGCGGGTCAGTCGATGATTATGCCGGTGGTGACCTCCCTTCGGGACAGGGTTTTGCGATTACGTATCGAGAAGGGACTTCGCCGAGTACGGACCGAGCTTTCGGGAGTTGGTTCAGCTCTTTGGAACATCAATCCCCGAAAGGGAAACCGTATCCTGGGCGACGAGACCGTTCCCATATGGGGAGATGGGCTGATCTCCGAGGTCGTTTCGGGGGCGATGCTTCAGTATGACGGGACGGCGTTCTTTCAGGTGAACCCGGATCAGGTGGAGGCGCTCTTTCGGTATGCGGCCCATCTGGCCGCCGAGTTGGACGGTTCCGTCGTGGAGCTCTACGCCGGTGTGGGGGCGTTGACGTCTTTGCTCGCTCGTCAGGCCCGATCGGTCTTGGCCGTGGAGGAATGGCTTCCAGCCGTAGAGCGTCTGAGCCTCAACATGGAGGCAAATGGGCTGGACAACGTACGGGCTCTGTGCGGCAGGGCGGAGGATCTTCTTCCTCAGCTCACGGCGGAGCGACCTCAGACCGTGGTTCTCGATCCCCCCAGGAGCGGATGCGCCTCAGAGGTCATGGATGCCGTGGACGAAAGCACCGCCCTCCGGCTGCTCTACGTCTCCTGTAACCCGGCCACCCTGGCCCGAGACGTTCGGATTATGATGGACAAGGGATGGAAACTGAGGCAAGTGCGGAGCTTCGACCTTTTTCCCCAGACCTGCCATGTGGAGACGGTCTGTTTGATGTCAAGGTGA
- the tsaB gene encoding tRNA (adenosine(37)-N6)-threonylcarbamoyltransferase complex dimerization subunit type 1 TsaB: MSERILAVDCSNRWTSVGIMDDGALVVETNLDLGRSQAARLPLIVQEALRKAHWSLEDLSAVAVTVGPGYFTGIRIAMAYCMALADGLSVPVIPVSSLAALVWSDSPNGGLLVPCIRAGEGKVYCAGFRRASGQLSLVLQEGERSIDELRSVLSGFDGPLLLRCTEDRTLPEPGVFGDSVDIERVCCIGALSVAATAWSHRETATSPENLRARYYRAPGLGAHGSSR, translated from the coding sequence ATGAGCGAACGCATTCTGGCCGTCGATTGCTCCAACCGGTGGACGTCCGTGGGGATCATGGATGACGGAGCTCTCGTGGTTGAGACGAATCTGGACTTGGGGCGCTCTCAGGCGGCACGGTTGCCTTTGATAGTCCAGGAGGCCCTGCGGAAGGCCCACTGGTCTCTGGAGGACCTCTCCGCCGTGGCTGTGACGGTGGGCCCCGGATATTTCACGGGTATTCGTATCGCCATGGCGTACTGTATGGCTCTGGCCGACGGCCTGTCCGTGCCAGTGATCCCGGTGAGTTCTCTGGCGGCTCTGGTGTGGTCCGACAGCCCGAATGGAGGACTCCTCGTCCCCTGTATCAGGGCAGGAGAGGGGAAGGTCTACTGTGCCGGTTTTCGTCGGGCCTCCGGGCAGTTGAGCCTGGTCCTTCAGGAGGGGGAACGCTCCATTGACGAGTTGCGCTCCGTGCTCTCGGGTTTTGATGGGCCTCTCCTCCTTCGCTGCACGGAGGACCGAACGTTGCCCGAGCCCGGTGTTTTTGGCGATTCAGTTGACATTGAGAGAGTGTGTTGTATCGGTGCCCTGTCCGTTGCTGCGACGGCCTGGAGCCACCGGGAGACGGCCACGAGTCCCGAGAACCTTCGGGCCCGATACTATCGAGCCCCTGGCCTCGGTGCTCATGGCTCGTCTCGATGA
- a CDS encoding methionine gamma-lyase (catalyzes the formation of methanethiol and 2-ocobutanoate from L-methionine), whose protein sequence is MSHRFDTLCVHHGTHPDHETGALSTPIYQTSTFAFIDADQGARRFKGEEDGYVYTRLGNPNHTAVEKKIAILEGGEAAAVAASGMGAIASLLWTALSGGDHVIAARSVYGCTYSLMSHQFPRFGIDVTFIDLRDPQTVKKALKSNTKMIYCESPANPTMDLMDIPGLAQVAHDAGAILVVDNTYCTPVIQRPLALGADVVVHSATKYLNGHGDVIAGVVVGSQDFISRVKGEGLKDLTGATLSPFDAYLMLRGMKTLHIRVPRHCESALEIARFLETRPEVAEVRYPGLDSYPQKELADRQMAYYGAMIAMELKGGYDAGKKFINSTKLWTLAVSLGDTESLIQHPASMTHAALTDDEQKAAGISKGLIRLSVGLEAPEDLIEDLTCAFEKL, encoded by the coding sequence ATGTCACATCGATTCGACACGCTCTGTGTGCACCACGGAACCCATCCCGATCACGAAACCGGCGCCCTCTCCACTCCCATCTATCAAACCTCGACTTTTGCTTTTATCGACGCCGACCAGGGGGCCCGTCGCTTCAAAGGAGAGGAGGACGGGTACGTCTACACCAGACTGGGCAATCCAAACCACACTGCCGTTGAGAAAAAAATCGCTATCTTAGAAGGCGGCGAAGCTGCGGCCGTTGCAGCCTCAGGTATGGGGGCCATTGCCTCTCTGCTGTGGACGGCCCTCTCGGGAGGTGACCACGTCATCGCCGCCCGGTCGGTCTACGGATGCACCTATTCCCTTATGTCCCATCAATTCCCCCGTTTCGGCATCGACGTTACCTTTATTGATCTGCGAGACCCCCAAACGGTCAAAAAGGCCCTCAAGTCCAACACAAAAATGATCTATTGCGAGTCTCCTGCCAACCCTACGATGGACCTCATGGACATCCCGGGCCTCGCACAGGTTGCTCACGACGCCGGAGCCATCCTCGTTGTGGACAACACCTACTGCACGCCTGTTATTCAGCGTCCTCTCGCTCTTGGAGCCGACGTCGTCGTCCACTCGGCCACAAAATACCTCAACGGTCACGGGGATGTCATCGCCGGTGTCGTCGTGGGCTCTCAGGATTTTATCAGTCGGGTCAAAGGCGAGGGGCTCAAAGACCTTACTGGAGCTACTCTCTCGCCCTTTGACGCCTACCTCATGCTTCGAGGCATGAAAACTCTTCACATACGTGTTCCCCGTCACTGTGAATCGGCGCTTGAGATCGCACGATTTTTGGAAACCAGACCCGAAGTTGCTGAGGTTCGGTATCCGGGGCTGGACAGCTATCCTCAAAAGGAACTCGCTGATCGCCAGATGGCCTACTACGGTGCCATGATCGCTATGGAACTCAAGGGGGGCTACGACGCTGGTAAAAAATTCATAAACAGCACTAAGCTGTGGACTCTCGCGGTCAGTCTGGGCGATACCGAATCCCTCATCCAGCATCCGGCCTCCATGACCCATGCAGCCCTCACCGACGACGAACAAAAGGCAGCTGGCATTTCCAAAGGGCTCATACGTCTCTCCGTTGGTCTTGAAGCGCCTGAAGACCTTATAGAGGACCTCACCTGTGCCTTCGAAAAACTGTAA
- a CDS encoding tRNA (adenosine(37)-N6)-threonylcarbamoyltransferase complex ATPase subunit type 1 TsaE — MSWSVTTASSSETEAFGRFFAQVLRGGDWVLLQGDLGTGKTTFVRGATEALGGRSVKSPSFSLVNQYEGRLSVAHADLYRLETADSRDLGLDEYEDDGWVLMVEWPERLAVCPRSSGFRVLFRCFHGEGVDEEPDRRTISVEPLNDESKERLAAHDADQWRGA; from the coding sequence GTGAGTTGGTCCGTGACGACCGCCTCGTCTAGTGAGACGGAGGCCTTTGGTCGCTTCTTCGCTCAGGTGCTTCGGGGGGGAGACTGGGTGTTGCTTCAGGGGGATCTGGGAACCGGAAAGACCACGTTTGTCAGGGGAGCGACGGAGGCTCTGGGGGGGAGGAGTGTCAAGAGCCCGTCATTTTCTCTGGTGAACCAGTACGAGGGGCGTCTGTCCGTAGCTCATGCTGATCTCTATCGCTTGGAGACGGCTGATTCTCGGGATCTGGGGCTTGATGAGTACGAGGACGATGGATGGGTGCTTATGGTCGAATGGCCTGAGCGGCTTGCGGTTTGCCCTCGGAGTAGCGGGTTTCGAGTCCTCTTTCGCTGCTTTCACGGGGAGGGGGTTGACGAGGAACCCGATCGTCGGACGATCTCCGTAGAGCCCTTGAACGACGAGAGCAAAGAGCGCCTTGCGGCTCATGATGCCGATCAGTGGAGGGGAGCATAA
- the acpS gene encoding holo-[acyl-carrier-protein] synthase: MILGVGVDMCRIARMSCLVSDRHFLERVFSDEEIAYALARPDPARHLAASFAAREAFSKASGVNLARVVFRGVSVRRSDRGPSIKLGCMDLSIRQLVEGHRFHLSLSHDGEYAVAFVVMEEGPNRESP; this comes from the coding sequence ATGATCCTTGGCGTCGGAGTGGATATGTGCCGAATCGCCCGGATGTCTTGCCTCGTCTCGGACCGTCATTTTCTTGAGAGGGTCTTCAGCGACGAGGAGATTGCCTATGCCCTGGCTCGTCCCGATCCGGCTCGGCATCTTGCGGCGTCCTTCGCCGCTCGAGAGGCTTTTTCCAAAGCGTCTGGGGTGAATCTGGCACGGGTTGTGTTTCGAGGTGTTTCGGTTCGACGCTCCGACAGGGGGCCCAGTATCAAGCTGGGGTGTATGGATTTGTCGATTCGTCAGCTTGTTGAGGGTCATCGATTTCATCTTTCTTTGAGTCATGATGGGGAATACGCCGTTGCTTTTGTGGTGATGGAGGAGGGGCCAAACCGTGAAAGCCCGTAA
- a CDS encoding ferredoxin, with protein sequence MAKNFNVFITKNWCKGCSLCVEICPKKVLALDDRQKSEPFKMDQCIGCRQCENICPDLAISVKEKEAKADE encoded by the coding sequence TTGGCGAAGAATTTTAACGTGTTTATTACAAAGAATTGGTGCAAAGGGTGTTCTCTGTGTGTTGAGATCTGCCCTAAAAAAGTGTTGGCTCTCGATGATCGGCAGAAATCCGAGCCCTTTAAGATGGACCAGTGCATTGGGTGTCGTCAGTGTGAGAATATCTGTCCCGATTTGGCCATCTCCGTGAAGGAAAAGGAGGCGAAGGCTGATGAGTAA